In Chryseobacterium gleum, a single genomic region encodes these proteins:
- the thiL gene encoding thiamine-phosphate kinase: MFEDKSQELTPISKLGEFGLIKHLTEHFPLSNESSELGVGDDAAVINPDNKKVVLTTDVLAEGVHFNLGYVPLKHLGYKAVVVNLSDIAAMNATPTQILVSLAVSNRFPVEALEEIYSGIQAACARYKVDLIGGDTTSSNSGLVMSITAIGIENEENIVKRNGAKPNDLLVVTGDLGGAYMGLQILEREHAVFLADPNMQPEMEGYDYILERQLKPEARTDVKKILEELDIKPTSMIDISDGLASEILHLSDQSKVGFRLYEEKIPLDSLTISTADEMNLNPVMTALSGGEDYELLFTISPNDFDKIKNHPDFTIIGHAVEKEDGNFMVARGSNQLVALTAQGWDAFLNNQ; the protein is encoded by the coding sequence ATGTTTGAAGATAAATCACAGGAACTTACACCCATCTCAAAATTAGGAGAATTCGGTCTTATTAAACATTTGACGGAACATTTTCCGCTATCCAATGAATCTTCAGAGCTTGGGGTAGGAGATGATGCGGCAGTCATTAATCCGGACAACAAAAAAGTAGTTCTTACGACAGATGTACTGGCAGAAGGCGTACATTTTAATCTGGGCTATGTTCCTTTAAAACATTTGGGATATAAAGCAGTGGTGGTGAATCTAAGCGATATTGCTGCTATGAATGCAACTCCTACGCAGATTCTGGTTTCTCTTGCTGTATCCAACCGTTTTCCGGTGGAAGCTTTGGAGGAGATCTATTCAGGAATTCAGGCTGCTTGTGCAAGATACAAAGTGGATCTGATAGGAGGGGATACCACAAGTTCCAATTCAGGATTGGTGATGAGTATTACTGCTATAGGAATAGAAAACGAAGAAAATATAGTAAAAAGAAACGGAGCAAAACCAAATGATCTTCTTGTAGTAACCGGAGATCTGGGTGGAGCGTACATGGGATTACAGATTCTTGAAAGAGAACACGCTGTTTTCCTTGCTGATCCGAATATGCAGCCTGAAATGGAGGGATACGACTATATTCTGGAAAGACAGCTGAAACCTGAAGCAAGAACAGATGTCAAAAAGATTCTGGAAGAACTTGATATTAAACCAACTTCCATGATTGATATTTCTGATGGCTTAGCTTCCGAAATTCTTCACCTTTCAGACCAGTCAAAAGTTGGTTTCAGATTATATGAAGAAAAAATTCCGCTGGACAGTCTTACAATTTCTACGGCGGATGAAATGAATCTGAATCCGGTAATGACTGCATTAAGCGGTGGTGAAGATTACGAGCTTTTGTTCACGATTTCTCCCAACGATTTTGATAAGATTAAAAATCATCCGGACTTTACCATTATAGGACACGCTGTAGAAAAAGAAGATGGGAACTTTATGGTGGCAAGAGGGTCTAATCAACTGGTAGCACTTACTGCTCAGGGATGGGATGCTTTCCTGAATAACCAATAA
- a CDS encoding S8 family serine peptidase — MQKIYHKSILTASVLFFLLSQAQTKDTLRNNQKERDVLAFKNKISQYDDYQKTEVQRLRSLGYKEFISENGNEKQLIGSDENGRPMYYTTLNAGAAKMTKADNLYAGGGLGLNITGSNMKIGQWDYSKPRTTHELLAGKINSYDALQNQTISRHSTNIAGTLVGNNGDPDARGIAYDAIINAYDWNNDVNEMLSEAYIPGNNGILVANNSYGFDPMYLQTYQFGKYNTTAQSWDNLMYLRPYLQIVKAAGNARELNPAIVPQVSAKNGYDLLEGAGVAKNVLVVASAKKNANMSADDAFDVSAFSSYGPSDDGRIKPDICAPGENMYSSIETYDSAYGVYRGTSSATAVVSGIITLLQQYYKSVNPSQNYMLSSTVRALLAHTANDKGPEGPDYIYGWGLVDAKRAAAAIHDNIEGIINGEKKSTLIKEITLNQGNKYTLYVVPYELNQPLSATISWTDPQGNLVSNVVDLNSPSVINDLDLKIVRVNADGSETTYYPWKLGGMGNLTGAATNNSTNNVDTIERVDIKTPQKLTYKIIVSAKTNATPLLPNGNQTFSIVVSNVDFCYNEDLRTLTSPADDITASQTILAKQIIASNKVIAPVQNVEYIASKDIVLLPGFHAQQGTGFLAMITPCFDMISALKYKAQYRGVSESSSITYSASLGHFSLFPNPAKEEVNIRFTLQNESVVNVSVYDASGKQILTQQSSDNFPKGEFVKTLDTRSLATGVYVVSIETAEYKETKKLIIK, encoded by the coding sequence ATGCAGAAAATCTATCATAAATCTATATTGACAGCTTCTGTTCTTTTTTTCCTGTTATCTCAGGCCCAGACAAAAGATACCTTACGGAATAATCAGAAAGAAAGAGACGTATTGGCTTTTAAAAATAAAATCAGCCAGTATGATGACTATCAAAAAACAGAAGTTCAGAGGCTTAGAAGCTTAGGATATAAAGAATTCATTTCCGAAAATGGAAATGAGAAACAGCTTATAGGTTCCGATGAAAATGGAAGACCTATGTATTACACCACCCTGAATGCCGGAGCAGCAAAAATGACAAAAGCAGACAATCTTTATGCGGGTGGAGGCTTAGGACTCAATATTACGGGGAGTAATATGAAAATAGGGCAATGGGATTATTCCAAACCAAGGACAACTCACGAGTTGTTAGCTGGTAAAATCAACAGTTATGACGCTCTACAAAACCAAACTATTTCAAGACACAGCACCAATATCGCAGGAACTCTTGTCGGCAACAATGGAGATCCGGATGCCAGGGGAATAGCTTATGATGCCATCATTAATGCTTATGACTGGAATAATGATGTCAATGAAATGTTATCAGAGGCTTATATACCCGGAAATAACGGGATATTGGTGGCAAATAACAGTTATGGTTTTGATCCTATGTATCTTCAAACATACCAGTTCGGGAAATATAACACCACAGCACAGTCATGGGATAATCTGATGTATCTGAGACCTTACCTGCAAATTGTAAAAGCTGCTGGAAATGCAAGAGAACTTAATCCGGCCATTGTACCACAGGTTTCTGCTAAAAACGGCTATGATTTACTTGAAGGTGCGGGAGTTGCCAAAAATGTTCTGGTTGTGGCTTCTGCAAAAAAAAATGCCAATATGAGTGCCGATGACGCGTTTGATGTTTCGGCATTCAGCAGCTATGGACCTTCGGATGACGGAAGAATTAAACCGGACATTTGTGCGCCGGGAGAAAATATGTACTCTTCGATAGAGACTTACGATTCAGCATATGGAGTCTACAGAGGAACTTCTTCTGCAACAGCGGTGGTTTCCGGAATCATTACTTTGCTTCAGCAATATTATAAATCTGTAAACCCTTCTCAAAATTATATGTTATCTTCAACGGTAAGAGCATTATTGGCCCATACTGCCAATGATAAAGGACCTGAAGGGCCAGATTATATTTACGGATGGGGGCTGGTGGATGCAAAAAGAGCCGCTGCCGCTATTCATGATAATATCGAAGGGATCATCAACGGAGAGAAAAAATCAACTTTAATTAAAGAAATAACCCTTAATCAGGGAAACAAATATACACTTTATGTAGTTCCTTACGAATTGAATCAGCCTTTATCGGCAACCATTTCCTGGACAGATCCCCAAGGGAATCTGGTAAGCAATGTTGTTGATTTGAATAGTCCAAGCGTTATCAATGATCTGGATTTAAAAATAGTAAGGGTAAATGCGGATGGAAGTGAGACTACTTATTATCCATGGAAATTGGGAGGAATGGGTAATCTTACCGGAGCTGCCACTAACAATTCTACCAACAATGTAGATACCATTGAAAGAGTGGATATTAAAACTCCGCAAAAGCTTACCTATAAAATTATTGTTTCTGCAAAAACAAATGCTACGCCTTTATTACCAAATGGAAACCAGACTTTTTCAATTGTAGTATCCAATGTGGATTTCTGCTATAATGAAGACCTTAGAACCCTTACCAGTCCGGCAGATGATATTACAGCAAGTCAGACTATTCTTGCAAAACAAATTATAGCAAGCAATAAGGTGATTGCTCCTGTGCAAAATGTTGAATACATTGCTTCAAAAGACATTGTGTTGCTGCCGGGTTTCCATGCGCAGCAGGGAACGGGCTTTTTGGCAATGATTACTCCATGTTTTGATATGATTTCTGCTTTGAAATATAAAGCTCAGTACAGGGGTGTTTCTGAATCTTCTTCAATCACTTACAGTGCATCGTTGGGACACTTCTCGTTATTCCCTAATCCTGCAAAAGAAGAAGTGAATATCAGATTTACCTTGCAGAATGAATCCGTTGTAAATGTTTCAGTGTATGATGCTTCCGGAAAGCAGATCCTTACACAGCAAAGCTCCGATAATTTCCCTAAAGGCGAATTTGTAAAAACTCTTGATACAAGATCTCTTGCAACAGGAGTATATGTTGTTTCAATAGAAACAGCGGAATATAAAGAAACAAAAAAACTAATCATCAAATAA
- a CDS encoding T9SS type A sorting domain-containing protein, whose product MKKIISVLGVFLISMLEAQSPGGVNGVSVWYKTNSLQTPALIYQDYSGNQHQIQALTSANKPNYSLLNYNECLDFDGNDDYLKFPFVMETADKINFYTAYQNKTANAETALFTTDNTDEKELFYGTKNVFRYNNDQINYINTATIDTLASFSLYSKFGISSTKITKVIGNTGLSSMYVGKDAGTHQWQNFKGKLPEFFVYKKILTQNERNRVNTYMAVKYAITMPYTEYLSSKNKKIWKQEDFTDYPARVTGIARDGFSGLYQKQATSSSEEKRLIIAAKKLTVDNRSNDAQFPDQSFLIWGDNKKPLELDDITFGYRLLKRKWKIRYTSETSQTIPTEVVFSIKDIITQIPADKKLWLLVDKTGQGNFSSANLEAYPMDHIDGQQNVYFKDVIFDQDLSGTDVFSFALGDKILSMYDLAQPTCTVLKGTLNLNIKGGKAPFNVALSGNGTSQNITVQTSQLSFPNLAVGNYHLNITDTDNNVTSYDFTVNDFNSITLDLGPDVILSSGNPAQFNAASQITDPNATYSWTSDNGFTSNSPSISVYEPGEYTVTVTTSDNCTKKDTVKVTRKRENGIVIYPNPVPKGKPFTIRIISDKKENIDIKIHDASGRLVKTLQDKDKDYYEIQDTLPTEGVYLIIVKTSSEIKVFKLIVTS is encoded by the coding sequence ATGAAAAAAATAATAAGTGTACTGGGCGTTTTCCTGATTTCTATGCTGGAGGCACAATCACCCGGAGGAGTAAACGGAGTAAGCGTGTGGTATAAAACCAATTCTCTCCAGACTCCGGCTTTGATATATCAGGATTATAGTGGAAATCAACACCAGATACAAGCTTTGACCAGTGCTAATAAACCTAATTATTCATTGCTTAACTACAATGAATGTCTGGATTTTGACGGAAATGATGATTACCTGAAATTTCCTTTTGTAATGGAAACGGCGGATAAAATTAATTTTTATACCGCTTATCAAAACAAGACAGCCAACGCTGAAACAGCATTGTTTACGACGGATAATACCGATGAAAAGGAATTGTTTTACGGGACGAAAAATGTGTTCAGGTATAATAATGACCAGATCAATTACATCAATACGGCTACCATTGATACTTTGGCCTCATTCAGTTTATATTCTAAATTCGGAATCTCTTCTACAAAGATTACGAAGGTGATTGGAAATACAGGGCTTTCATCTATGTATGTAGGGAAAGATGCCGGAACGCATCAATGGCAAAATTTCAAAGGAAAGCTTCCGGAATTTTTTGTGTATAAAAAAATACTTACTCAGAATGAAAGAAACAGGGTAAATACTTATATGGCTGTTAAATATGCCATTACAATGCCCTACACAGAATATTTGAGCTCTAAAAATAAAAAAATCTGGAAACAGGAAGACTTTACAGATTATCCGGCAAGAGTTACGGGAATAGCCAGAGATGGATTTTCAGGCTTATATCAGAAGCAGGCCACCAGCTCATCAGAAGAAAAAAGACTAATTATTGCAGCCAAAAAATTAACTGTGGACAACAGATCCAATGATGCACAGTTTCCGGATCAAAGCTTTTTGATTTGGGGAGATAATAAAAAACCGTTGGAGTTAGATGACATCACTTTCGGATATAGACTTTTGAAAAGAAAGTGGAAAATAAGATATACTTCTGAAACATCTCAAACCATTCCTACAGAAGTGGTGTTCTCCATTAAAGATATTATCACACAAATCCCAGCAGATAAAAAATTGTGGCTTTTAGTAGATAAAACCGGTCAGGGAAATTTCAGTTCTGCCAATCTGGAAGCTTATCCAATGGATCATATAGATGGACAGCAGAATGTATATTTTAAAGATGTAATTTTTGACCAGGACCTTTCCGGAACGGATGTCTTTTCATTTGCTTTAGGGGATAAGATTCTCTCTATGTATGATCTGGCCCAACCAACATGTACTGTTTTAAAAGGGACACTCAATTTAAATATCAAAGGAGGAAAAGCTCCGTTTAATGTAGCGCTTTCCGGAAATGGAACATCACAGAATATTACAGTACAAACGTCACAACTCTCTTTCCCCAACTTAGCGGTAGGAAACTATCATCTGAATATCACGGATACAGATAATAATGTAACATCATATGACTTTACGGTTAATGATTTCAATTCCATTACCTTAGATCTGGGTCCCGATGTTATCCTCTCTTCAGGAAATCCTGCACAGTTTAATGCGGCTTCACAGATTACAGATCCGAATGCCACCTATTCATGGACTTCTGATAATGGCTTTACCAGCAATTCTCCATCAATATCTGTGTATGAACCGGGTGAATATACTGTAACGGTAACAACTTCAGATAATTGTACTAAAAAAGATACGGTAAAAGTAACCAGAAAAAGAGAAAACGGGATTGTGATTTATCCTAACCCGGTACCAAAAGGGAAGCCATTTACCATTAGAATTATCTCTGATAAAAAGGAAAATATTGATATCAAAATACATGATGCTTCCGGAAGATTGGTGAAAACTCTTCAGGATAAAGACAAAGATTATTACGAAATACAAGATACCTTACCAACAGAAGGTGTATACCTGATTATTGTAAAAACCTCATCTGAAATCAAAGTTTTCAAACTGATCGTAACAAGCTAA
- a CDS encoding SpvB/TcaC N-terminal domain-containing protein, with protein MRKPLLSVVRQNTKLLNSIIFFTCWSQLHAHANSLFLNKGENVTPIMEVSPSSGRNIESKSPEQGKNTPEISDSKGKTENKNNIQTNTAAPTVITLPETNPGANGKTRYYLSDIKEGIIGTDADHPIDQVYDNIFTISLDEKINPEYQYTLEYDLYGATSYKEVSKVINDELATGGNNLLKNEGWVHQSEPVSVSSVHQGINTIIFTIPHLSKSSYKVRNLQIGVSEKKQNLGSIGEKYNAATISKFITNIGGAEKLNLGSAGLAIPQGALKSSENFSITALRDIDMPALSPEMVNVTLQNAGYRFLPHGEHFSAPAKVTIGYDKSKIPTGYTEQDIRTYYFDKQQKKWIALEKDTLNHQQSALISKTTHFTDMVNGILKVPESPETGSYAPNSIKDIKAANPSEGIVSIAPPTPNSMGSVTTNFPIKLPAGRNGMQPSLNVSYSSEGGNGWMGMGWDMSVPAVSIDTRWGVPTYGHMDGDSVDDGKETEIYTLGGEQLTFEVSPGVFAMPNRNEGFNKDRVPDRQFYPRVEGAYSRIIRKGINPDNYVWIVTSKDGTASYFGGDETGVKENAVLRDANGNIGHWGLYKTIDANGNYVKYEYDKPIYSSSGAIGNGGKEMYVKKIEYALHDANPSLKKYTVNFGYDAQQREDVQVNARLGFVQVTSKRLGNIQILYDGTKVRSYDFQYKKGAFSKSLLESITEKDANDNVFYTNKIEYFNNIETSQYTPETTINAVANDAGIKSSSLLGNGNSKNTTIGGALTFGIALAGDSKGYNPLIKSATLGGDYQYTDGDGGGRISMTDVDGDGLPDKIVKNDWSSPETAFQYRKKGRDTNPFEGTLLTPENSKSFSYSKSYTNAFGFQATAGDLVAASGSFGTSKTKDFTYNYFTDANSDGIQDIVSNGQIYFGRIDNGVLKYTTDVSLTPNPITKGAAISTPSIDCNDLLEDYKSSPLHDVVKVWKAPYDGYIKISGLIKLKNPASPDGVKISLQYYKPQTNTSTFLIPFTVLNAANSTYMVNQPSVEVKQGDYFYFRINSIDNGTEDAVELPINIEYICSVSQYISFI; from the coding sequence ATGAGAAAGCCACTATTAAGTGTTGTAAGACAAAACACAAAACTGCTTAATTCAATTATATTTTTTACCTGCTGGTCTCAATTACACGCCCATGCCAACTCACTCTTTTTGAATAAGGGTGAAAATGTAACGCCTATTATGGAAGTTTCACCATCTTCAGGCAGAAATATTGAAAGTAAAAGCCCTGAACAAGGTAAAAATACCCCGGAAATCTCTGATTCAAAGGGGAAAACGGAAAATAAAAATAATATTCAAACTAATACTGCTGCTCCTACGGTTATTACATTACCTGAAACTAATCCGGGAGCAAATGGAAAAACAAGATATTATCTTTCAGATATTAAAGAAGGGATCATTGGTACAGATGCAGATCATCCGATAGACCAGGTATATGATAATATCTTTACTATTTCGCTTGATGAAAAGATAAACCCGGAATATCAATATACGTTAGAATATGATCTGTACGGAGCAACAAGCTATAAAGAAGTAAGTAAAGTAATTAATGATGAATTGGCAACGGGAGGAAATAATCTTCTGAAAAATGAAGGATGGGTTCATCAGTCTGAGCCTGTTTCGGTAAGCTCTGTTCATCAGGGGATTAATACTATTATCTTTACGATACCTCACCTGTCAAAATCTAGTTATAAAGTAAGAAACCTTCAAATAGGTGTTTCTGAAAAAAAGCAAAATCTTGGGAGTATAGGTGAAAAGTATAATGCTGCCACAATTTCAAAGTTTATAACCAATATCGGAGGTGCAGAAAAGCTGAACCTCGGTTCGGCAGGGCTCGCTATTCCTCAAGGAGCATTAAAGAGCTCGGAAAACTTTTCTATTACTGCTCTCAGAGATATAGATATGCCTGCATTGTCTCCGGAAATGGTGAATGTAACTTTACAAAATGCAGGATATCGATTCCTCCCTCATGGTGAGCATTTTTCGGCTCCTGCAAAAGTAACAATAGGATATGATAAAAGTAAAATCCCGACCGGATATACTGAACAGGATATCAGAACCTACTATTTTGACAAGCAACAAAAAAAATGGATTGCTTTGGAAAAAGATACTTTGAATCATCAGCAAAGTGCTTTAATTTCAAAAACCACCCACTTCACCGATATGGTAAATGGGATTCTGAAAGTGCCTGAATCTCCGGAAACAGGGAGCTATGCACCCAACTCCATTAAAGATATAAAAGCAGCAAATCCTTCTGAAGGAATTGTAAGTATTGCTCCTCCTACACCGAACAGCATGGGAAGTGTAACAACCAATTTTCCTATTAAACTTCCTGCAGGAAGAAACGGAATGCAGCCGTCATTAAATGTAAGCTACAGTAGTGAAGGCGGAAATGGCTGGATGGGAATGGGATGGGATATGTCAGTTCCTGCCGTATCCATCGACACTAGATGGGGAGTTCCTACCTATGGACATATGGATGGAGATAGCGTAGATGATGGAAAAGAAACCGAAATTTATACTTTAGGTGGTGAGCAGTTAACATTTGAAGTAAGTCCGGGCGTTTTTGCTATGCCAAACAGAAACGAAGGTTTTAATAAAGACAGAGTGCCGGACAGACAGTTCTATCCGAGAGTTGAAGGAGCATATAGCAGGATTATAAGAAAAGGGATCAACCCGGATAATTATGTGTGGATTGTCACTTCAAAAGATGGTACAGCCTCTTATTTCGGAGGGGATGAAACCGGCGTAAAAGAGAATGCGGTTCTTAGAGATGCTAATGGAAATATAGGGCATTGGGGATTATATAAAACAATAGATGCCAACGGAAATTATGTAAAATACGAGTACGATAAACCTATATACAGTTCTTCAGGTGCCATTGGGAACGGAGGAAAAGAAATGTATGTAAAAAAAATAGAATATGCTCTTCATGATGCCAACCCATCTTTAAAAAAATATACAGTCAATTTTGGTTACGATGCTCAGCAAAGAGAAGATGTACAGGTAAATGCAAGGCTTGGATTTGTGCAGGTAACTTCAAAGAGATTAGGGAATATTCAGATATTATATGATGGGACAAAGGTAAGAAGCTATGATTTTCAATATAAAAAAGGAGCATTTTCTAAATCTCTTTTGGAAAGCATTACTGAAAAAGATGCTAATGATAATGTTTTCTATACCAATAAAATAGAATATTTTAATAATATAGAAACCTCTCAGTACACTCCAGAAACTACGATAAATGCAGTAGCCAATGATGCGGGAATAAAAAGCTCATCCCTATTGGGAAATGGCAATTCCAAAAATACCACGATAGGAGGGGCTCTTACATTTGGAATTGCATTGGCTGGTGACTCTAAAGGGTACAATCCTTTAATTAAAAGTGCTACTCTCGGTGGAGACTACCAATACACAGATGGAGATGGCGGAGGAAGAATTTCCATGACAGATGTTGATGGGGACGGCCTTCCGGACAAGATTGTAAAGAATGACTGGAGCTCCCCGGAAACTGCTTTCCAGTACAGAAAGAAAGGTAGGGATACCAATCCTTTTGAAGGAACTTTATTAACTCCGGAAAATTCAAAATCTTTTTCCTACTCGAAAAGCTATACGAATGCATTTGGGTTTCAGGCTACAGCAGGAGATCTTGTTGCTGCAAGTGGTTCATTTGGAACCTCTAAGACAAAGGATTTTACCTATAACTATTTTACAGATGCCAATAGCGATGGTATACAGGATATAGTTAGCAATGGTCAAATATATTTTGGTAGGATAGACAACGGGGTTTTAAAATATACCACAGATGTGTCGCTCACACCAAACCCTATCACTAAAGGTGCGGCGATAAGTACTCCGAGTATAGATTGTAACGATTTGCTTGAAGATTACAAAAGTTCACCGCTTCACGATGTTGTTAAAGTATGGAAAGCTCCTTATGATGGATATATTAAAATTTCAGGTCTTATTAAACTGAAAAATCCTGCAAGTCCTGATGGAGTAAAGATAAGTTTACAATATTATAAACCTCAAACGAATACTTCTACTTTTTTAATTCCTTTTACAGTGCTAAATGCTGCAAATAGCACTTATATGGTTAATCAACCATCAGTGGAGGTAAAGCAAGGAGATTATTTTTATTTCAGGATAAATTCAATAGATAATGGTACAGAAGATGCAGTTGAGCTGCCAATAAATATTGAATATATATGCTCCGTTAGCCAATATATATCATTTATATAA